One Spiribacter halobius DNA segment encodes these proteins:
- a CDS encoding branched-chain amino acid ABC transporter permease has protein sequence MQLFLEQVLNGLQFGMTLLLMASGLTLVFGIMNLINLAHGSLFMLGAFAGATVVAWSGSFLLGLLAGVVTAGLAGMAMEALVLRRLYRRDHLDQVLATFGLILLFNEAVRVIWGRRPLGLTLPDWLAGSVEILPGVGYPVFRLAVIAVGLAVMAGLWWLVMRTRLGMRIRAGASDREMIGALGVNITALYTLVFGLGACLAGLAGVMAAPFIAVQSGMGEDILILTFVVIVIGGIGSLRGAVAGALLIGLADTLGRVYLPDLLRLWLPPATADGAGAALASMTIYLLMALVLALRPRGLFGDAG, from the coding sequence ATGCAGCTGTTCCTGGAGCAGGTGCTCAACGGGCTGCAGTTCGGCATGACGCTGCTCCTGATGGCGTCGGGGCTGACGCTCGTCTTCGGCATCATGAACCTGATCAATCTGGCCCACGGCTCGCTGTTCATGCTGGGGGCCTTCGCCGGGGCCACCGTAGTGGCCTGGAGCGGCAGCTTCCTGCTGGGGCTTCTGGCCGGCGTCGTGACCGCCGGCCTGGCGGGCATGGCCATGGAGGCGCTGGTGCTGCGGCGGCTCTACCGCCGGGACCACCTCGACCAGGTGCTCGCCACCTTCGGCCTGATCCTGCTGTTCAACGAGGCGGTGCGCGTGATCTGGGGGCGCCGGCCGCTCGGCCTGACGCTCCCGGACTGGCTCGCCGGCAGCGTGGAGATCCTGCCCGGGGTCGGCTACCCGGTGTTCCGCCTCGCGGTGATCGCCGTCGGGCTCGCGGTGATGGCAGGGCTCTGGTGGCTGGTCATGCGCACACGGCTCGGCATGCGTATTCGTGCCGGCGCGTCGGACCGGGAGATGATCGGCGCGCTCGGCGTCAACATCACCGCACTCTATACCCTGGTGTTCGGGCTGGGTGCCTGCCTGGCCGGGCTCGCGGGGGTGATGGCCGCGCCCTTCATCGCCGTGCAGTCGGGTATGGGGGAGGACATCCTCATTCTCACCTTCGTGGTGATCGTCATCGGCGGCATCGGCTCGCTGCGGGGGGCGGTGGCCGGCGCCCTGCTGATCGGGCTGGCGGACACCCTCGGCCGGGTGTACCTGCCGGACCTGCTGCGGCTGTGGCTGCCCCCGGCGACCGCGGACGGGGCGGGGGCGGCGCTCGCCTCCATGACCATCTACCTGCTCATGGCCCTGGTGCTCGCACTGCGCCCGCGGGGCCTGTTCGGCGATGCGGGCTGA
- a CDS encoding branched-chain amino acid ABC transporter permease, whose protein sequence is MRADRRLLAAAVLVVGLLALPPLASAFGNPYLVTLVTRALIYALAALALDFVMGYGRLVSFGHAAFLGLGAYTVGILNTHALQALPLVGGWSGSNEALVAWPLAMLVAAAYALPVGAISLRTSGVYFIMITLAFGQLVFYLFNSLSAYGGQDGLPLWLPNTVAGREMLEGPAFYYLCLGILLVVWAFLQRVVRSPFGRVLVGCRENPRRMRALGYRPYPYQLAAFVLSAALTGLAGALLANQQTFVSPSLMHWSQSGELLVIVLLGGLATLIGPIWGALALLVLEEVLVTVTEHWQLVLGPLLVLVVLFFRNGLQGALDGRGARDD, encoded by the coding sequence ATGCGGGCTGACCGCCGCCTACTCGCCGCCGCCGTGCTGGTGGTGGGCCTGCTGGCGCTGCCGCCGCTGGCAAGCGCCTTCGGCAACCCGTACCTGGTGACGCTGGTCACCCGGGCGCTGATCTACGCCCTGGCGGCACTCGCCCTCGACTTCGTGATGGGCTACGGACGGCTGGTGAGCTTCGGCCATGCCGCGTTTCTCGGCCTCGGCGCCTACACGGTGGGCATCCTCAACACCCATGCGCTGCAGGCCCTGCCGCTGGTGGGCGGCTGGAGCGGCAGCAACGAGGCGCTGGTGGCCTGGCCGCTGGCGATGCTGGTCGCGGCCGCCTACGCGCTGCCGGTGGGGGCGATCTCGCTGCGCACCTCCGGGGTGTACTTCATCATGATCACGCTGGCCTTCGGGCAGCTGGTCTTCTACCTGTTCAACTCGCTCTCGGCCTACGGCGGCCAGGACGGTCTGCCGCTCTGGCTGCCGAACACCGTCGCCGGGCGGGAGATGCTGGAGGGCCCGGCCTTCTACTACCTCTGCCTCGGCATCCTGTTGGTGGTCTGGGCCTTCCTGCAGCGGGTGGTGAGGTCGCCCTTCGGCCGCGTGCTGGTGGGCTGCCGCGAGAACCCGCGGCGGATGCGGGCCCTCGGCTACCGGCCCTACCCCTACCAGCTCGCCGCATTCGTGCTCTCCGCAGCGCTCACGGGCCTCGCCGGGGCACTGCTCGCCAACCAGCAGACCTTCGTCAGCCCGTCGCTGATGCACTGGTCACAGTCCGGCGAGCTGCTGGTGATCGTGCTGCTGGGCGGCCTGGCGACGCTGATCGGCCCCATCTGGGGGGCGCTCGCGCTGCTGGTGCTGGAAGAGGTACTGGTGACGGTCACCGAGCACTGGCAGCTGGTGCTCGGGCCGCTGCTGGTGCTGGTGGTGCTGTTCTTCCGCAACGGCCTGCAGGGCGCGCTGGACGGTCGGGGAGCGCGGGATGACTGA
- a CDS encoding ABC transporter ATP-binding protein yields MTEVLLEARDLQKRFGGLLATDHLSLALRRGEIHALIGPNGAGKTTALAQLSGELAPDAGRIHHRGEDITALDMPGRARRGIARSFQITAVFEGLSALENVALAVQARAGHHFRLLRRAARDETRMAPARELLERVGLAGAAATPAATLAHGQRRQLEIAMALALRPEVLLLDEPMAGMGQAEGEALASLLESLRDEHAILLVEHDVHLVFRLADRVSVLVAGAVLASGPPAEVRADPAVQQAYLAEMSDGA; encoded by the coding sequence ATGACTGAGGTGCTGCTGGAGGCGCGGGATCTGCAGAAGCGATTCGGCGGGCTGCTGGCCACCGACCATCTCTCCCTGGCGCTGCGCCGCGGGGAGATCCACGCCCTGATCGGCCCCAACGGGGCCGGCAAGACCACGGCACTGGCCCAGCTCTCCGGCGAGCTCGCGCCGGATGCCGGCCGCATCCACCATCGGGGCGAGGACATCACCGCCCTGGACATGCCCGGCCGCGCCCGCCGCGGCATCGCCCGCTCGTTCCAGATCACCGCGGTGTTCGAGGGCCTGAGCGCACTGGAGAACGTCGCCCTGGCGGTGCAGGCACGGGCGGGCCACCACTTCCGCCTGCTGCGCCGGGCGGCGCGTGACGAGACGCGCATGGCGCCGGCCCGGGAGCTGCTGGAGCGGGTCGGCCTCGCCGGCGCAGCGGCGACCCCCGCGGCCACCCTCGCCCACGGCCAGCGCCGCCAGCTCGAGATCGCCATGGCGCTGGCGCTGCGCCCGGAAGTTCTGCTGCTGGACGAGCCCATGGCGGGCATGGGCCAGGCCGAGGGCGAGGCCCTGGCGTCGCTGCTGGAGAGCCTGCGCGACGAGCATGCCATCCTGCTGGTGGAGCACGACGTGCATCTCGTGTTCCGGCTCGCCGACCGGGTCAGCGTCCTCGTCGCCGGGGCCGTGCTCGCCAGCGGCCCGCCAGCCGAGGTGCGCGCCGACCCGGCCGTGCAGCAGGCGTACCTGGCGGAGATGAGCGATGGCGCTTGA
- a CDS encoding ABC transporter ATP-binding protein, producing MALEVRGIEAGYGDSRVLFGVDLDVPPGRTVGLLGRNGMGKTTLVRAIMGLLPARAGSVRFRGRTLDRAPAHRRARAGIGLVPEGRRIFPNLSARENLIAAARPGPWGLARVFELFPRLAERRDAPGNRLSGGEQQMLAIGRALMTNPELLILDEATEGLAPAVRADIRHCLQRLRAAGHSLLVIDGDVEAMLGLCDDLVILETGRVVWHGRAEALAADRTPLVRHLGV from the coding sequence ATGGCGCTTGAGGTCCGCGGGATCGAGGCCGGCTACGGCGACAGCCGGGTGCTGTTCGGCGTGGATCTGGACGTCCCGCCCGGGCGCACCGTCGGCCTCCTCGGCCGCAACGGCATGGGCAAGACCACGCTGGTGCGAGCGATCATGGGGCTGCTGCCCGCCCGTGCCGGCTCCGTGCGCTTCCGGGGCCGGACCCTGGACCGGGCACCTGCCCACCGACGGGCGCGGGCGGGGATCGGGCTGGTGCCGGAGGGCCGGCGGATATTCCCCAACCTCAGCGCGCGCGAGAACCTCATCGCCGCCGCGCGCCCCGGCCCCTGGGGGCTCGCCCGGGTGTTCGAGCTCTTCCCGCGGCTCGCCGAGCGCCGCGACGCGCCGGGCAACCGGCTTTCCGGCGGCGAGCAGCAGATGCTCGCCATCGGCCGGGCGCTGATGACCAACCCCGAGCTGCTGATCCTCGACGAGGCCACCGAGGGGCTCGCGCCCGCGGTGCGCGCCGACATCCGCCACTGCCTGCAGCGCCTGCGCGCGGCCGGGCACTCGCTGCTGGTGATCGACGGCGACGTGGAGGCCATGCTTGGGCTCTGCGATGATCTGGTGATCCTCGAAACCGGGCGGGTGGTCTGGCACGGCCGCGCCGAGGCCCTGGCCGCGGACCGCACCCCCCTCGTCCGCCATCTGGGAGTGTGA
- a CDS encoding alpha/beta hydrolase has translation MDWRALDAETLEVEYNPRRQVADAEALLATVAERSAAARGRLGEPHEFAYGPEPLARVDVYPAAGHARPLHVFFHGGYWRGQDKRDYAYLAEALLARGVSVALANYPLCPQSNLPAIHEAACRCLQLLADSAHGLGADPARLTLGGHSAGGQIVARLLAEGPVAPAGAVAASGVFDLLPVVHTSINEALRLDEAGAEAVSPLRRPPPRWRGPLLLAVGGAESAAFQAQTADYAAHCRGAGPAIDAVTVPGRHHFDILDALYGEQGELFSRLAALVETT, from the coding sequence ATGGACTGGCGCGCGCTTGACGCGGAAACGCTGGAGGTCGAGTACAACCCGCGGCGACAGGTCGCCGACGCCGAGGCCCTGCTGGCCACGGTTGCCGAGCGCTCGGCAGCGGCTCGCGGGCGCCTCGGCGAGCCCCACGAGTTCGCCTACGGGCCGGAGCCGCTGGCACGCGTGGACGTCTATCCCGCCGCGGGCCATGCGCGGCCGCTGCACGTGTTCTTCCATGGCGGCTACTGGCGCGGCCAGGACAAGCGCGACTACGCCTACCTCGCCGAGGCGCTGCTCGCCCGGGGCGTCAGCGTCGCCCTTGCCAACTATCCGCTCTGCCCGCAGAGCAACCTGCCCGCCATCCACGAAGCCGCCTGCCGCTGCCTGCAGCTGCTCGCCGACAGCGCCCATGGCCTCGGCGCCGACCCGGCGCGGCTGACCCTGGGCGGCCATTCCGCGGGCGGACAGATCGTCGCCCGCCTGCTGGCCGAGGGCCCGGTGGCGCCGGCCGGGGCGGTGGCCGCCTCCGGGGTGTTCGACCTCCTGCCGGTGGTGCATACGAGCATCAATGAGGCGCTGCGGCTGGACGAGGCCGGCGCGGAGGCCGTCTCTCCCCTGCGGCGTCCGCCCCCGCGCTGGCGCGGCCCGCTGCTGCTGGCCGTGGGCGGGGCCGAGAGCGCGGCGTTTCAGGCGCAGACCGCGGACTATGCGGCACACTGTCGCGGCGCGGGGCCGGCCATCGACGCCGTCACCGTGCCCGGACGCCATCACTTCGACATTCTGGACGCCCTGTACGGCGAGCAAGGCGAGCTCTTTTCCCGCCTCGCCGCACTCGTGGAGACCACCTGA
- a CDS encoding twin-arginine translocation signal domain-containing protein, with amino-acid sequence MSDSPRWSRRRFMGLCAAGLVAMGGIPQLLRAAAAPREDFPRVRLIHPDGRPFHSADLVPGRNYVFSYPYVSTPCFLLDLGRTLQAPRQLETREGRAYTWSGGVGLQQSVVAFSAICSHRMTHPAPETSLISYHAHEHSGPDGQGAGVIHCCSEGSVFDPAEGARVLKGPAPEPLAAIDLRYDFRDDGLSAAGAHGGVLFERFLETFGPRLSLSFGPDRYNRPVGETSVVQTLEEYSQRPYYC; translated from the coding sequence ATGTCTGACTCCCCGCGCTGGAGCCGCCGCCGTTTCATGGGCCTCTGCGCCGCCGGCCTCGTGGCCATGGGCGGCATTCCCCAGCTGCTTCGCGCCGCCGCCGCGCCGCGGGAGGACTTCCCCCGGGTACGCCTGATCCATCCCGACGGGCGCCCGTTTCACAGCGCTGACCTGGTGCCCGGTCGCAACTACGTCTTCTCCTATCCGTACGTGAGCACGCCCTGTTTTCTGCTCGACCTGGGGCGAACGCTGCAGGCGCCGCGTCAGCTCGAGACCCGCGAGGGGCGCGCCTACACCTGGTCCGGCGGCGTCGGGCTGCAGCAGTCGGTGGTGGCGTTCTCGGCAATCTGCTCCCACCGCATGACCCACCCCGCCCCGGAAACCAGCCTCATCAGCTACCACGCCCACGAGCACAGCGGGCCGGACGGCCAGGGCGCCGGTGTCATTCACTGCTGCTCGGAGGGCAGCGTGTTCGATCCCGCCGAGGGAGCGCGGGTGCTGAAGGGGCCGGCACCAGAGCCGCTCGCCGCCATCGATCTGCGCTACGACTTCCGCGATGACGGCCTGAGCGCGGCCGGGGCCCACGGCGGCGTGCTCTTCGAGCGCTTTCTGGAGACCTTCGGGCCGCGGCTCTCTCTGAGCTTCGGCCCCGACCGGTACAACCGCCCGGTGGGTGAGACCAGTGTCGTGCAGACGCTGGAGGAATACAGCCAGCGGCCCTACTACTGTTGA
- a CDS encoding ankyrin repeat domain-containing protein: protein MRRRFACLLTLALTTGLTGHAIAATAEREWREAITQRDPVALARLLHQRADPDPAGAGGVTALMVAAASGETGLVVDLLAAGADVHARNDKGASALLYAAHRGHAEVVRRLLDAGADVDVAASNGWTALTLAAATGRTETVQVLLAVGADPNHPDVYRWTPLMRAVDNGHRAVARQLLADDRTRVDLRDDAGMTALHHAARRGGQATARALAARCADPAAESIGGHTPLDILRERWGDTGEWLQRAAREANCRAGVAQAAD, encoded by the coding sequence ATGCGCCGACGCTTCGCCTGTCTGCTGACGCTCGCCCTGACCACTGGCCTGACCGGCCATGCCATCGCGGCCACCGCCGAACGCGAGTGGCGCGAGGCCATCACCCAGCGCGATCCGGTCGCCCTCGCCCGGCTGCTCCACCAGCGCGCCGACCCCGATCCGGCCGGCGCCGGTGGCGTCACCGCCCTCATGGTCGCCGCCGCGAGCGGCGAGACCGGGCTGGTGGTCGATCTGCTGGCGGCCGGAGCCGACGTGCACGCCCGCAACGACAAGGGCGCCAGCGCCCTCCTCTACGCCGCCCATCGCGGCCATGCGGAGGTTGTGCGCCGGCTCCTCGATGCCGGGGCGGATGTGGACGTCGCCGCGAGCAACGGCTGGACCGCCCTCACCCTCGCCGCGGCCACGGGCCGGACGGAGACGGTGCAGGTCCTGCTCGCCGTTGGCGCCGATCCGAACCATCCCGACGTCTATCGCTGGACACCGCTGATGCGGGCGGTGGACAACGGCCACCGCGCCGTGGCCCGTCAGCTGCTGGCGGACGACCGCACCCGGGTAGACCTTCGGGACGACGCCGGCATGACGGCCCTGCATCACGCCGCCCGCCGGGGCGGCCAGGCGACGGCGCGGGCACTGGCGGCGCGATGTGCCGATCCGGCGGCGGAATCCATTGGCGGCCATACGCCGTTGGACATCCTGCGCGAGCGCTGGGGCGACACCGGGGAATGGCTGCAGCGCGCCGCCCGCGAGGCGAACTGCCGCGCGGGCGTGGCCCAGGCCGCGGACTGA